One window from the genome of Acidobacteriota bacterium encodes:
- the ricT gene encoding regulatory iron-sulfur-containing complex subunit RicT, which yields MYELLTLRFGLRKTIGRFLATNMSFRIGNRCVVSTERGVEMGMVLDSRQLDSNGTKETTLGKALRRATERDLYLYEKKKDWENTAYRLCRKQIKAHKLPMKLSEVEYVFDGSRVIIYFTANRRVDFRRLVKQLARRLRTRIEMRQVGARDEAKLVGGLGCCGLGQNCSALFLKELKSVSVRTVKRQDLRMSMNRLSGMCGRLKCCLNYEVDTSRRSCNQRRRRRRRGKRPRKK from the coding sequence ATGTACGAATTGCTCACGTTGAGATTCGGACTCCGGAAGACGATCGGCAGGTTCCTGGCGACGAACATGAGCTTTCGGATTGGAAACCGCTGTGTGGTCTCCACCGAGCGGGGCGTGGAGATGGGGATGGTCCTGGACAGTCGCCAACTCGACAGCAACGGGACCAAGGAAACGACTCTGGGCAAGGCTCTGCGGCGGGCCACGGAACGGGATCTCTACCTGTACGAGAAAAAGAAGGACTGGGAGAATACGGCGTACCGACTTTGCCGCAAGCAGATCAAGGCCCACAAGCTACCCATGAAGCTGTCCGAAGTCGAGTACGTCTTCGACGGAAGCCGCGTCATCATCTACTTCACCGCGAATCGCCGAGTCGACTTTCGACGTCTGGTCAAACAGTTGGCGCGCCGCCTGAGGACCAGAATCGAAATGCGGCAAGTGGGGGCTCGGGATGAGGCCAAGCTCGTCGGCGGACTCGGTTGCTGTGGCCTGGGACAGAATTGCTCGGCCCTGTTCCTGAAGGAACTGAAGTCGGTGAGCGTGCGAACCGTCAAACGTCAGGACTTGAGAATGAGCATGAATCGGCTCTCCGGCATGTGCGGCCGGCTCAAGTGCTGTCTGAACTACGAGGTCGATACCTCCCGCCGAAGTTGCAATCAACGACGGCGACGGCGACGGCGGGGCAAACGGCCGCGGAAGAAATGA